In the genome of Desulfovibrio desulfuricans, one region contains:
- the rplT gene encoding 50S ribosomal protein L20, whose product MRVKRGLVSHRRHKKYLTAAKGFRGGRSRLYRTAREAVERSMQYSYVGRKQRKRDFRTLWILRINAGARLSGLSYSRFMFGLKQAGIELNRKVLADLAVYHKDDFAKIVDLAKAALK is encoded by the coding sequence ATGCGTGTAAAGAGAGGTCTTGTAAGTCATCGTCGTCACAAAAAATATTTGACCGCAGCCAAGGGTTTCCGCGGCGGTCGCAGCCGTTTGTACCGCACCGCGCGCGAGGCTGTGGAACGCTCGATGCAGTATTCCTATGTGGGCCGCAAGCAGAGGAAACGCGATTTCCGTACGCTGTGGATTCTCCGCATCAACGCTGGCGCCCGTCTTAGCGGCCTGTCTTACAGCCGCTTCATGTTCGGCCTCAAGCAGGCTGGCATCGAGCTGAACCGCAAGGTTCTGGCTGACCTCGCCGTGTATCACAAGGACGACTTCGCCAAGATCGTCGATCTGGCCAAGGCCGCTCTGAAGTAA
- the rpmI gene encoding 50S ribosomal protein L35, with product MPKIKTRRSAAKRFSQTGSGKFKRRRQNLRHILTKKAASRKMRLGQSTLVDQTNEKAVRRMLPNG from the coding sequence ATGCCCAAGATCAAAACCCGGCGTTCCGCCGCCAAGCGTTTTTCGCAGACCGGCAGCGGCAAGTTCAAGCGTCGCCGCCAGAACTTGCGCCACATTCTGACCAAGAAGGCCGCCAGCCGCAAAATGCGTTTGGGTCAGTCCACCCTCGTGGATCAGACCAACGAGAAGGCTGTGCGCAGGATGCTGCCCAACGGCTAG
- the infC gene encoding translation initiation factor IF-3, with product MRFRRDMPQDGVRRNEMIRAREVRVIAADGEQLGILQRNDAIALAKEAGMDLVEVASTSEPPVCRIMDYGKFKYEQQKKKQEAKKRQAVVQIKEIKVRPKTDDHDYETKIRHIRRFLEDGDRCKITVFFRGREIVHKDRGMSILERVVQDLADVAKVDQEARAEGRTLQMMLVPKK from the coding sequence ATGAGATTCCGTCGCGACATGCCGCAGGACGGCGTGCGTCGCAACGAGATGATCCGCGCCCGTGAAGTGCGCGTGATCGCCGCCGATGGCGAGCAGCTTGGAATTCTGCAACGTAACGATGCTATTGCCCTGGCTAAGGAAGCCGGCATGGATCTTGTGGAGGTGGCTTCCACTTCCGAACCGCCCGTTTGTCGCATAATGGACTACGGAAAGTTCAAGTACGAGCAGCAGAAAAAGAAGCAGGAAGCCAAAAAGCGACAGGCCGTGGTGCAGATTAAGGAAATCAAGGTTCGCCCCAAGACGGACGACCATGATTACGAAACCAAAATCCGCCACATCCGCCGTTTTCTGGAAGACGGAGACCGCTGTAAGATTACGGTGTTTTTCAGAGGCCGCGAAATTGTCCACAAGGATCGCGGTATGAGCATTCTTGAACGGGTGGTGCAGGACCTGGCCGATGTGGCCAAGGTTGACCAGGAAGCCCGCGCGGAAGGCCGTACTCTGCAGATGATGCTGGTTCCCAAAAAGTAG
- the thrS gene encoding threonine--tRNA ligase: MEVRVEGQMVEAGDSVASALQKALSGKKFKAVVAARADNGVLLDLSACLPAGCTELAPVYADSPEGLQMIRHSTAHVMAAAVKRLFPTAKVTIGPSIDTGFYYDFDVEKPFSSENFPSIEAEMQRIADAREPFTCKVLPKAEAVEVFRAMGENYKVELIESIDADTVSLYTCGDFTDLCRGPHVPHTGFAKASKLMSVAGAYWRGDEKNRMLSRIYGTAFADQKALDAYLKQLEEAKRRDHRKLGRELNLFTFKEDVAPGMVFWLPRGMMVRTILEDFWRREHLKRGYEIVQGPQLLRVETWQKSGHYDHYRENMYFTKIDEDTYGVKPMNCISHMLIYGNELHSYRDLPQRYFELGVVHRHEKSGVLHGLLRVRQFTQDDAHILCAPEQLEGEILEVIHLIRDLMNLFGFQYKVAVSTRPESSIGTDEAWELATNALTQAVEKAGLPYEINAGDGAFYGPKIDVRLLDCIGREWQCSTIQVDFTLPERFDLTYVGQDGERHRPVMVHRAIMGSLERFIGILVENFAGALPTWLAPEQARLLTVTEAGDEAALKMCDELKALGIRVTADTRNEKLGFKVREAQLAKVPYILVVGEKEVQAGGANVRLRSGDNLGLKSVAEIAALIRADAEEPFKQGGMRYSFA, translated from the coding sequence ATGGAAGTCCGTGTGGAAGGGCAGATGGTCGAGGCCGGAGATTCTGTCGCCTCTGCCCTGCAAAAAGCCTTGAGCGGCAAAAAGTTCAAGGCCGTTGTGGCGGCGCGCGCCGATAACGGCGTGCTGCTGGATCTTTCCGCCTGCCTGCCTGCCGGTTGCACCGAGCTTGCGCCCGTGTACGCCGACTCGCCCGAGGGGCTGCAGATGATCCGCCATTCCACCGCCCACGTCATGGCGGCGGCGGTCAAGCGCCTCTTTCCCACTGCCAAGGTCACTATAGGCCCTTCCATCGACACCGGCTTTTACTACGATTTTGACGTCGAAAAGCCCTTCTCCAGCGAGAATTTTCCTTCTATAGAAGCGGAAATGCAGCGTATCGCCGACGCGCGCGAGCCATTTACCTGCAAGGTGCTGCCCAAGGCGGAGGCCGTTGAAGTTTTTCGCGCCATGGGCGAAAATTATAAGGTCGAGCTTATTGAAAGCATCGACGCAGACACGGTGTCGCTCTATACATGTGGCGATTTTACCGATCTGTGCCGTGGCCCCCACGTGCCGCATACCGGTTTTGCCAAGGCCTCAAAGCTCATGAGCGTTGCCGGGGCCTACTGGCGCGGCGATGAAAAAAATCGCATGCTTTCGCGGATTTATGGTACGGCATTTGCCGACCAAAAAGCGCTGGACGCCTACCTCAAGCAGCTTGAAGAAGCCAAGCGCCGCGACCACCGCAAGCTTGGCCGCGAGCTCAACCTCTTTACCTTCAAGGAAGACGTCGCGCCCGGCATGGTCTTTTGGCTGCCCAGAGGCATGATGGTGCGCACCATCCTTGAAGACTTCTGGCGGCGCGAGCACCTCAAGCGCGGGTACGAAATCGTGCAGGGGCCGCAGCTGCTGCGCGTGGAAACGTGGCAGAAGTCGGGCCACTACGACCACTACCGCGAAAACATGTATTTTACCAAGATTGACGAAGACACCTACGGCGTCAAGCCCATGAACTGCATCTCGCACATGCTTATTTACGGCAACGAGCTGCACAGCTACCGCGACCTGCCCCAGCGCTATTTTGAGCTGGGCGTGGTGCATCGCCACGAAAAAAGCGGCGTGCTGCACGGGCTTTTGCGGGTGCGCCAGTTTACCCAGGACGATGCGCACATTTTGTGCGCCCCCGAGCAGCTTGAAGGCGAAATTCTTGAGGTCATCCACCTTATCCGCGACCTCATGAATCTATTTGGCTTTCAGTACAAGGTTGCCGTCTCAACCCGGCCTGAAAGCAGCATTGGCACCGACGAAGCGTGGGAGCTGGCCACCAACGCCCTTACCCAGGCTGTGGAAAAAGCCGGTCTGCCCTACGAGATCAACGCTGGCGACGGTGCTTTTTACGGGCCCAAAATTGACGTGCGCCTGCTTGACTGTATCGGCCGTGAATGGCAATGCTCGACTATTCAGGTTGATTTTACCTTGCCGGAACGTTTTGACCTCACCTATGTGGGGCAGGACGGCGAGCGGCATAGGCCGGTCATGGTGCACAGGGCCATCATGGGTTCGCTTGAGCGGTTCATCGGCATACTGGTCGAAAACTTTGCCGGTGCGCTGCCCACCTGGCTTGCGCCCGAGCAGGCCCGTCTGCTTACGGTGACGGAAGCGGGCGACGAAGCCGCCCTGAAAATGTGCGACGAGCTGAAGGCGCTGGGCATCCGCGTTACAGCCGACACGCGCAATGAGAAGCTGGGCTTCAAGGTGCGCGAGGCGCAGCTTGCCAAGGTTCCGTATATTCTGGTGGTAGGTGAAAAGGAAGTGCAGGCGGGCGGCGCTAATGTGCGCCTGCGCAGTGGGGACAATCTGGGGCTCAAATCCGTCGCGGAAATCGCCGCGCTTATCCGGGCGGACGCCGAGGAGCCTTTCAAACAAGGAGGGATGCGCTATAGCTTCGCCTAA
- the trmFO gene encoding methylenetetrahydrofolate--tRNA-(uracil(54)-C(5))-methyltransferase (FADH(2)-oxidizing) TrmFO, translating into MQIMSIAVVGGGLAGCECALRLARAGHAVTLFEQKPTHRSAAHISEHLAELVCSNSLRSDELTSGVGLLKAEMRALGSDFMELADAHRVPAGKALAVDREAFARAMTERVRAQGNIALVEHQVASLDDPVLAPFYGEGRAVVLAAGPMASEGLSASLAEAVGAKHCYFYDAIAPIVWTHSLNMDVVFRSSRYGQENGEADGEGDYLNCPMSRDEYDVFYAALLEAQKVSAREFEQEKHFEGCMPVEALAERGPRTLTFGPLKPVGFVDPRTGRRPWAILQLRAENANSETCNLVGCQTKLTQGEQARVFRLVPGLENAEFARFGSMHRNTYVNAPDVLAPDLSLRARPGVYLAGQITGVEGYVESAASGLWLGMLLDARAHGRELPLPPVESALGGLLNHLRTPVKHFQPSNAHFGLVPELGEKARKKDRKALYSARAQEAFGNWLAALRQGETL; encoded by the coding sequence ATGCAAATCATGTCCATAGCCGTTGTGGGCGGCGGCCTTGCCGGGTGCGAATGCGCTCTGCGCCTGGCCCGTGCTGGCCACGCCGTAACCCTGTTTGAACAAAAGCCGACCCACAGGTCGGCTGCCCACATCAGCGAGCATCTTGCAGAGCTTGTGTGCTCCAATTCCTTGCGCTCTGATGAACTCACTTCTGGCGTGGGGTTGCTCAAGGCCGAGATGCGCGCCCTTGGCAGCGACTTTATGGAACTGGCCGACGCCCACCGCGTGCCTGCGGGCAAGGCTTTGGCCGTTGACCGCGAGGCCTTTGCCCGCGCCATGACCGAGCGGGTGCGCGCGCAGGGCAATATTGCCCTCGTGGAGCATCAGGTTGCGTCGCTGGACGACCCCGTGCTCGCGCCTTTTTACGGCGAGGGCAGGGCTGTGGTGCTGGCTGCGGGGCCCATGGCCTCCGAGGGGCTTTCTGCCTCTCTGGCCGAAGCGGTGGGGGCCAAACACTGCTATTTTTATGATGCCATCGCTCCCATCGTGTGGACGCACTCCCTTAATATGGACGTGGTGTTTCGTTCCTCGCGCTACGGGCAGGAAAACGGCGAGGCCGACGGCGAGGGCGACTACCTCAACTGCCCCATGAGCCGCGACGAATATGATGTTTTTTATGCGGCCCTGCTTGAGGCGCAAAAGGTCTCGGCCCGCGAATTTGAGCAGGAAAAGCATTTTGAAGGCTGCATGCCGGTTGAGGCTCTGGCCGAACGCGGTCCCCGCACCCTGACCTTTGGGCCGCTCAAACCCGTGGGTTTTGTGGATCCGCGGACGGGGCGTCGCCCATGGGCCATACTGCAGCTGCGGGCCGAAAACGCCAACAGCGAAACCTGCAACCTCGTGGGCTGCCAGACCAAGCTCACGCAGGGCGAGCAGGCCCGCGTGTTCCGGTTGGTGCCGGGGCTGGAAAATGCCGAGTTTGCGCGCTTTGGCAGCATGCACCGCAATACCTACGTCAACGCGCCAGATGTGCTGGCCCCGGACCTGTCGCTGCGGGCGCGCCCCGGCGTGTATCTGGCGGGGCAGATCACCGGTGTGGAAGGCTATGTGGAATCAGCCGCCAGCGGCTTGTGGCTGGGTATGCTGCTTGACGCGCGCGCCCACGGGCGCGAGCTGCCGCTCCCGCCGGTTGAGAGCGCTCTTGGCGGGCTGCTCAACCACCTGCGCACCCCGGTAAAGCACTTTCAGCCCTCCAACGCGCACTTTGGCCTTGTGCCGGAGCTGGGCGAAAAAGCCCGCAAAAAAGACCGCAAGGCCCTGTATTCCGCCCGTGCGCAAGAGGCATTTGGCAACTGGCTGGCGGCCTTGCGGCAGGGCGAGACCCTGTAG
- a CDS encoding CD3324 family protein, protein MGYKKAANVLPQHLLQAIQEYVDGEYLYIPRKQENKKHWGDAAPSHACRAARNREIAARRRAGWSVAQLAERYFLSQKAVYKILAACGPAARVC, encoded by the coding sequence ATGGGCTATAAAAAAGCCGCAAATGTTCTGCCGCAGCATCTGCTGCAGGCCATACAGGAGTATGTTGACGGAGAATATCTGTATATTCCCCGCAAACAGGAAAATAAAAAACACTGGGGAGATGCTGCCCCAAGCCACGCATGCAGAGCCGCCAGAAACCGCGAAATTGCCGCAAGGCGCAGGGCGGGCTGGTCTGTTGCGCAGCTGGCTGAGCGGTATTTTCTCTCGCAAAAGGCGGTCTACAAGATTCTTGCGGCCTGCGGGCCAGCCGCCCGGGTATGTTGA
- the dut gene encoding dUTP diphosphatase, protein MAPVDIAFVRAGARELYAQGQDDFLAPATSQSAGMDLRACLDGPDAVIPAGGRLKVRTGISVQPRLAGIAGFVYSRSGLGARDGITVAQGVGIIDPDYTGEILVFLLNTSGQERRIKNGERVAQLIFQPFVRPRWREVTELTATERGSGGFGHTGR, encoded by the coding sequence ATGGCCCCGGTTGATATTGCCTTTGTCCGCGCCGGTGCGCGTGAGCTCTACGCCCAGGGGCAGGATGACTTTCTGGCCCCGGCTACCAGCCAGTCGGCAGGCATGGATCTGCGCGCCTGCCTTGACGGGCCGGACGCCGTGATTCCCGCCGGGGGCAGGCTCAAGGTTCGCACCGGCATAAGCGTGCAGCCCCGTTTGGCGGGCATCGCCGGCTTTGTCTACTCGCGCAGCGGCCTGGGCGCGCGCGACGGCATCACCGTAGCCCAGGGCGTTGGCATCATCGACCCGGACTATACCGGCGAAATTCTGGTGTTTCTTCTAAACACCTCAGGCCAGGAGCGACGCATTAAAAACGGCGAGCGCGTGGCCCAGCTTATCTTTCAGCCCTTTGTGCGACCGCGATGGCGCGAAGTAACGGAACTGACGGCCACAGAACGCGGTTCCGGCGGTTTCGGTCACACCGGGCGCTGA
- a CDS encoding aspartate aminotransferase family protein has product MSQAFAAVKAGEESLLCRSYSRYPLAIVRGKGARLWDVDGKEYVDLLAGIAVTALGHCNDEICAALEAQARKLWHVSNLFYQEEQLELARLLLSTSHHGKAFFCNSGAEANEACIKLARRYMRSVKKRDAYEIITLEGCFHGRTLGSLAATGRESLSQGFTPLPEGFKQVPANDLAAMEAAITPATAAVMVEVVQGEGGIVPLPADYLHGVEALCRKHDVLFICDEVQAGMCRTGKFWAFQTCGLTPDIISMAKSLANGLPMGAMLATDEVAQGFAAGSHATTFGGGALVSAVAAKTIEIMLRDKLADRAGALGEHMKNQLAALQQRLPGKIREIRGLGLMLGIELTVSGKDVWEELLRRGYICNLSHGVTLRLLPPLNIDQADLDGFVTTLEDILKAF; this is encoded by the coding sequence ATGTCACAAGCTTTTGCCGCCGTGAAAGCCGGGGAAGAGAGTCTGCTCTGCCGTTCCTACAGCCGTTACCCGCTGGCTATCGTGCGAGGCAAAGGCGCGCGACTCTGGGACGTGGACGGCAAGGAATATGTCGACCTGCTGGCGGGCATTGCCGTGACGGCGCTTGGGCACTGCAACGACGAAATCTGCGCGGCGCTTGAAGCACAGGCCCGCAAGCTCTGGCACGTGAGCAACCTGTTTTATCAGGAAGAACAGCTTGAGCTGGCGCGGTTGCTGCTCTCCACCAGCCACCACGGCAAGGCATTTTTTTGCAATTCGGGGGCGGAAGCCAACGAGGCCTGCATCAAGCTGGCGCGCCGCTACATGCGCAGCGTAAAAAAACGCGACGCCTATGAAATCATCACCCTTGAGGGATGCTTTCATGGCCGCACCCTCGGCTCGCTGGCCGCCACCGGCCGCGAGAGCCTGAGCCAGGGCTTCACCCCCCTGCCCGAAGGCTTCAAGCAGGTTCCGGCAAACGACCTTGCAGCGATGGAGGCCGCCATCACTCCCGCCACCGCAGCCGTCATGGTTGAAGTGGTGCAGGGCGAAGGCGGCATCGTGCCCCTGCCCGCCGACTACCTGCACGGCGTTGAGGCCCTGTGCCGCAAGCACGACGTCCTGTTTATCTGCGACGAGGTCCAGGCGGGCATGTGCCGTACGGGCAAGTTCTGGGCCTTCCAGACCTGCGGGCTCACGCCCGACATCATCAGCATGGCCAAATCACTGGCCAACGGCCTGCCCATGGGCGCCATGCTGGCGACCGACGAGGTGGCGCAAGGCTTTGCGGCGGGCAGCCACGCCACAACCTTTGGCGGCGGCGCGCTTGTTTCCGCAGTGGCGGCCAAAACGATTGAAATCATGCTGCGCGACAAGCTGGCCGACCGTGCAGGCGCGCTCGGCGAGCACATGAAAAACCAGCTGGCAGCCCTGCAGCAGCGCCTGCCCGGCAAAATCCGCGAAATACGCGGCCTGGGCCTCATGCTGGGCATCGAGCTGACCGTTTCGGGCAAGGACGTGTGGGAAGAACTGCTGCGCCGGGGCTACATATGCAACCTGAGCCACGGCGTAACCCTGCGTCTGCTGCCGCCGCTCAACATCGACCAGGCGGATCTGGATGGTTTTGTGACCACGCTTGAGGATATTCTGAAGGCTTTTTAA
- a CDS encoding TraR/DksA family transcriptional regulator, which yields MDVFDQATELERLDRESALMRARAAVDRGGPEMINGVACCRECGEPIPAKRLAALPGVGLCRACQEEREGGHD from the coding sequence ATGGACGTTTTTGACCAGGCTACCGAGCTGGAGCGCCTCGACCGCGAATCAGCCCTCATGCGCGCGCGTGCCGCTGTGGACCGAGGGGGCCCGGAAATGATCAACGGCGTGGCCTGCTGCCGCGAATGCGGCGAACCAATCCCCGCAAAGCGCCTTGCCGCTCTGCCCGGCGTTGGCCTTTGCCGCGCCTGTCAGGAAGAACGCGAAGGCGGACACGACTAG
- a CDS encoding inorganic phosphate transporter, translating to MFDIPVLLALIVLVALVFDFTNGAHDCANAIATVVSTKVVTPRFAVGAAAVLNLGGALLGTEVAKTLGSGIVLPQVVDGSHVLVLAALVGAIAWNCITWYFGIPSSSSHALIGGLIGAAVADAGFGALNGKGIWDKVLVPLVASPLAGYMVGFCCMWSIYWICGRIHRRKVNASFRRLQLVSAAFMAISHGLNDAQKTMGIVTLALMIFGKIDTVEVPLWVKFSCAGAMAMGTAVGGWKIVKTMGHRIFKLEPVHGFAAESSAAIVITGASLMGAPVSTTHTISACIFGVGSTKRLSAVRWSVAANLVTAWVLTLPAAGVIGFISYWLLHFIWN from the coding sequence ATGTTTGATATCCCCGTGCTGCTGGCGCTTATCGTGCTGGTGGCCCTGGTGTTCGACTTCACCAACGGCGCGCACGACTGCGCCAACGCCATTGCCACCGTGGTATCTACCAAAGTGGTGACGCCGCGTTTTGCAGTAGGGGCTGCGGCGGTGTTGAACCTCGGCGGGGCGCTGCTGGGCACGGAAGTGGCCAAAACCCTGGGCAGCGGCATTGTGCTGCCGCAGGTCGTGGACGGCAGCCATGTGCTTGTTCTGGCGGCGCTGGTGGGGGCCATTGCCTGGAACTGCATCACCTGGTATTTCGGCATCCCTTCGTCGTCGTCGCACGCGCTTATTGGCGGGCTTATCGGCGCAGCCGTGGCCGATGCGGGCTTTGGCGCGCTGAACGGCAAAGGCATATGGGACAAGGTGCTGGTTCCGCTGGTGGCCTCGCCCCTGGCCGGCTATATGGTCGGGTTTTGCTGCATGTGGAGCATCTACTGGATATGCGGACGCATCCACAGGCGTAAGGTAAATGCCTCGTTTCGGCGGCTGCAGCTTGTTTCCGCCGCATTTATGGCGATCAGTCACGGGCTCAACGACGCGCAAAAAACGATGGGCATCGTTACCCTTGCCCTGATGATATTCGGCAAAATCGACACGGTCGAAGTGCCGCTGTGGGTCAAGTTTTCCTGCGCCGGGGCCATGGCCATGGGAACCGCCGTGGGCGGCTGGAAGATCGTCAAAACCATGGGGCATCGTATTTTCAAGCTGGAGCCGGTGCACGGTTTTGCCGCCGAAAGCTCAGCGGCCATCGTGATCACCGGCGCGTCGCTGATGGGTGCGCCGGTCAGCACCACGCACACCATCTCGGCCTGCATTTTTGGCGTGGGCTCCACCAAGCGGCTTTCGGCCGTGCGCTGGAGCGTGGCGGCTAACCTGGTAACGGCGTGGGTGCTCACCCTGCCCGCAGCTGGCGTTATCGGCTTTATCTCATACTGGTTGCTGCACTTTATCTGGAACTGA
- a CDS encoding DUF47 domain-containing protein, producing MFPALLPKSAPFFSMLEEQNDLLRRMAALLVNMLEDVSNMDHVHKEIAFLEEEADLLHGKIIRALSQTFITPIDREDILRINQEQEECMDCLHSLSTRLHIFEFSAIRFPALQMARTISSMLDLTRDMLVGLAARRDCHKTRVFRTLRSECDMVLAVGLAELMDEHQELTSKALMRVLKWSQAYERMNILLEQVNALAETIEEAVMKNV from the coding sequence ATGTTTCCTGCTCTATTGCCCAAATCCGCACCGTTTTTTTCCATGCTGGAAGAGCAGAACGATCTGCTGCGCCGCATGGCCGCACTGCTTGTAAACATGCTGGAAGACGTCTCCAACATGGATCACGTGCATAAGGAAATAGCCTTTCTGGAAGAAGAGGCCGACCTGCTGCATGGCAAGATTATCCGCGCGCTTTCGCAGACCTTTATCACGCCTATTGACCGCGAGGACATCCTGCGTATCAATCAGGAGCAGGAAGAGTGCATGGACTGCCTGCACAGCCTGAGCACGCGGCTGCATATTTTTGAATTTTCCGCCATTCGGTTTCCCGCCCTGCAGATGGCGCGCACCATCAGTTCCATGCTTGACCTGACCCGCGACATGCTGGTTGGCCTTGCCGCCCGGCGCGACTGCCACAAAACCCGAGTTTTCCGCACCCTGCGCAGCGAATGCGACATGGTGCTGGCCGTGGGCCTTGCCGAGCTGATGGACGAGCATCAGGAGCTGACAAGCAAGGCGCTCATGCGGGTGCTCAAATGGAGCCAGGCTTACGAGCGTATGAATATTCTGCTCGAACAGGTCAATGCCCTGGCGGAAACCATCGAAGAAGCGGTGATGAAAAATGTTTGA
- a CDS encoding pseudouridine synthase family protein produces MSSHDGANIPAASGQPVARRFEAADADMAGQRLDYALSLLLPQMGLRGRKRCIDSGLVVVNGRSCTAAQRLRKGDVVELVEASPRSAMPAPSARAEGHEGQPQACGAGLTGGQEQPRFVCRQGDLCFFYKPEGLHTAALTGSTAPSLEGMLPQLLAGQADPVAFAAASAGQAAGQSLGQGGVFAPQLLQRLDRGTSGIVCAALTLEAAQDFRRAEAAGRCEKRYVALLAGRLEEYYTVRLALRTDKRSKTRVLDCDAGRSRWTEFLPLHYFDGAELNLPALTEDSQFHRVGLTLAGCRIRRGARHQIRAHAAAFGHPLWNDPLYGDGDPQAAPGTSSSRFFLHHGGLWLPEASCVVKPSWTFLSETAARRALEWLATGC; encoded by the coding sequence GTGAGTAGCCATGATGGTGCAAATATCCCTGCCGCGTCGGGTCAACCGGTTGCAAGGCGGTTTGAGGCTGCTGACGCGGACATGGCGGGCCAGCGGCTCGACTACGCGCTGAGTCTGCTTTTGCCGCAGATGGGCCTGCGCGGGCGCAAGCGCTGCATCGACAGCGGGCTGGTCGTGGTAAACGGCCGCTCCTGCACGGCGGCCCAGCGCTTGCGCAAGGGCGATGTGGTCGAGCTGGTCGAGGCTTCGCCACGGTCTGCAATGCCTGCTCCGTCGGCGCGAGCCGAGGGCCATGAGGGGCAGCCTCAGGCGTGCGGCGCTGGCCTGACAGGCGGGCAGGAGCAACCGCGTTTTGTGTGCAGGCAGGGCGATCTGTGCTTTTTTTACAAGCCTGAGGGGTTGCACACGGCAGCGTTGACCGGGAGCACAGCTCCCAGTCTGGAGGGTATGCTGCCGCAGCTGCTGGCCGGACAGGCGGACCCTGTAGCCTTTGCCGCTGCAAGCGCAGGGCAAGCGGCGGGGCAATCGTTGGGTCAAGGCGGAGTTTTTGCCCCCCAGCTGCTGCAGCGCCTTGATCGCGGCACGTCGGGCATTGTCTGCGCGGCGCTGACCCTGGAGGCCGCGCAGGATTTTCGACGGGCGGAGGCGGCCGGGCGCTGCGAAAAACGCTATGTGGCTCTGCTGGCCGGTCGGCTGGAGGAATATTATACCGTCAGGCTTGCCCTGCGCACCGACAAACGCAGCAAAACCCGCGTGCTTGACTGCGACGCTGGCCGGTCGCGCTGGACGGAGTTTTTGCCCCTGCACTACTTTGACGGCGCGGAGCTCAACCTGCCCGCGCTGACCGAAGATTCTCAATTTCACCGGGTGGGGCTGACGCTTGCGGGCTGCCGCATCCGGCGGGGGGCGCGTCACCAGATACGCGCCCACGCTGCGGCTTTTGGGCATCCCCTGTGGAACGATCCCCTGTACGGCGACGGCGATCCTCAGGCCGCGCCCGGCACTTCCTCCTCTCGCTTTTTTTTGCATCACGGCGGCCTTTGGCTACCCGAGGCAAGCTGCGTTGTGAAGCCTTCCTGGACTTTTTTGTCAGAAACCGCGGCGCGCCGTGCCCTGGAATGGCTGGCCACCGGCTGCTGA